One genomic region from Haloprofundus salinisoli encodes:
- a CDS encoding glycerophosphodiester phosphodiesterase, translating into MRLIGHRGCPVYAPENTVAAVRRAVPHVDAVEIDVQQCSTGELVVFHDKTLDRLTEGSGRVRETPWRDLRELVVCETDTVSERRERDERNESAVCDDTTIPLLSELLAAVPTDVAVNVELKHGGAAAEVADSCEHVPNDVFVSSFLPEALSELGEVSDLYTALLFAGSWKRNLDTATELGCRYLHPEYRLCLDDPGRIQTAHDAGFEVNGWTVPTASDAEQLVLDGVDGLIVDDWAIV; encoded by the coding sequence ATGCGACTCATCGGTCACCGCGGCTGTCCCGTCTACGCGCCGGAGAACACCGTCGCCGCGGTTCGACGCGCCGTACCTCACGTCGATGCTGTCGAAATCGACGTACAGCAGTGTTCGACGGGTGAACTCGTCGTCTTCCACGACAAGACGCTCGACCGCCTCACCGAGGGGTCGGGTCGCGTCCGCGAGACGCCGTGGCGCGACCTCCGCGAGCTCGTCGTGTGCGAGACCGACACTGTGAGCGAACGGCGTGAGCGCGACGAGCGCAACGAATCCGCCGTCTGCGACGATACGACGATTCCCCTGCTCTCCGAGCTTTTGGCCGCGGTTCCGACCGACGTGGCCGTAAACGTCGAACTCAAACACGGGGGAGCGGCCGCGGAGGTCGCCGATTCCTGCGAGCACGTCCCGAACGACGTGTTCGTCTCCTCGTTTCTCCCGGAGGCGCTCTCCGAACTCGGGGAGGTGAGCGACCTCTATACGGCGCTGTTGTTCGCGGGGTCGTGGAAGCGGAACCTCGACACGGCGACCGAACTCGGCTGTCGCTATCTTCACCCGGAGTACCGACTCTGCCTCGACGACCCGGGTCGTATACAGACGGCGCACGATGCCGGATTCGAGGTGAACGGATGGACCGTCCCGACCGCGTCCGACGCCGAGCAGTTGGTTCTCGACGGCGTCGACGGCCTCATCGTCGACGACTGGGCCATCGTCTGA